Sequence from the Drosophila innubila isolate TH190305 chromosome 3L unlocalized genomic scaffold, UK_Dinn_1.0 0_D_3L, whole genome shotgun sequence genome:
ctgtattttcatattttccatactcttcccttgacacatttccaaaaacttcaaaatgtcataactttgtcaaaacttgaccgattttcttccggattgtcaattttatcattattttgcctgtattttcattctgcatcaaaattggaaaacctaatttttcttcctttactgtccattttttccatactcttcccttgacacatttccaaaaactttaagttgtcataactttgtcaaatttttgcCGATTTTCTTCgagattgtcaattttatcattatttggcctgtaTTTTCAtcctgcatcaaaatttgaaaactcaattttttttcccttactgtcaattttttccatactttcgtTCACTGCCCATTTTccccatactcttcccttgacacatttccaaaaacttcaaaatttcataactttgtcaatttttatccgattttcttccggattgtcaagtttatcattatttaatctctattttcattctgcatcaaaattggaaaacctaatttttcttcctttactgttcattttttccatactcttgccttgacacatttccaaaaactttaaattgtcataaatttgtcaaattttagccGATTTTCTCCCGGATGgtcaatttcatcattatttggcctgtaTTTTCATTCTGTATCAAAACtggaaaacctaatttttcttcctttactgtccattttttccgtACTCTTCCAttgacacatttccaaaaactttaaactgtcataactttgtcaaaacttaaccgatttccttgcggaatgtcaattaaatcattatttggactctactttgattctacatcaaaattggaaaacccAATTATTTTCTGTCAATGTCCCTTGTTTCTAGTTTCTTTAGTTTTAACTGATGCTCACCGTGTAGATGTTTTGTGGAGAGAGTAGACAGCTGCCGTGGCTAGACGTGTGCCCACCTCCAAGAAACGCATATCCATACCGGCATTGTGCTTGGTACCAAAGGGAGGATTCATAACAACCGTATCGAAGACATTGTCCCATTTACTGCCCGGCAGCTGTAGTACATTCGAGCGCACACAGTCCACATTGGGTAGCTCCATATCCATGACATTCTGCCGGAACGTGTCGACAGCAGCATCGTCCAGCTCAAAGCCAACAGTGAGCTGAGCTCCGAGCAGTGTTGCACCAATGCTGAGcatgccacagccacagccgaGATCAGCTACCAGCTTGCCCTCGATGTCGTCGTGTTGGGCTTGGATGTGGTGCGTCATGCAGGCGGCTATATGCGGTGGAGTGGGGTATTGTTCCAGTAGAATCTTTGGCTTCTCAAAGCCATCGACACACTGCAGATACTCCTCGAGTTTCTTTAGCTTTAGACGCGCCATACTGAGAGATGTGTGAACTGATTTTGTGTATTACTTGGCACTGGGCGTCGGCGTCGTCGGCAGTGGCTCAAGACGCGGCAGCACAGGTATGAAGCTATTTCCAAAATATGAATCTTGTGATATAAAGAATCCCAAAGTTGTAGAACTCGTTGGATTAAATGCAGATCGCGGCGCGGCGAGAGCGCCTCCGGCATTGGGCGTAACGCTTACGCTTAGGGGAAACTCGGCTGTCACTGTCGGCTGGCCAAGCAGCTGTGGTGCGGGCAtctgcaaaacaacaacaattcattCACTGACTACGGATTCTCAAGTCCTTCATATTCTCACCTGATTCGTTGTATTTCCCAGACCGATGAGCAACTGCTTTTTCGTTTGTATTTCCTCCAGTATTTTACGATTGGTCTCGGCTTGCTGGGCACTAGATGTGGGAAAAGCCATCAAAAACAGGctaaattttgatataaaaactaaacaaaaacgaaaatcaaAGGAAGAAAACAATGCAACAcgcgcttttgtttttatttctctgCATTGTCGTATCTTCCAAATAAGTTCATTTGAACAAGCTCCTAAAGTGAACGACCGTTGGTTCATTGACGTCCAGTTCGTgtcattcaattttaatttttgttgatttgattttatttaatttatattttttgttgattttcgaATTGCTAActgttttatacaaaaatcataaagacaattattataaaaaattccgTACCGTTGCTTATTTAGAATGGAAAACGTTGAATACATcttgaaattatattgaatGTTCGCTTACGGAAACAATGTCAGCACTGCTTTAATAATGAGAGCAAGTATGTTGTTAAGATTCATCAAAGcaattgacatttaaattttaatgatttgaaGTAATAGGGTAGGCAAGTGctagaaaaataatatcaaatagaGTTGTATTGAATCGTTCagattaagtttaatttaactattCACTAAAGTGAACAAACGAACTAG
This genomic interval carries:
- the LOC117786972 gene encoding rRNA N6-adenosine-methyltransferase METTL5, coding for MARLKLKKLEEYLQCVDGFEKPKILLEQYPTPPHIAACMTHHIQAQHDDIEGKLVADLGCGCGMLSIGATLLGAQLTVGFELDDAAVDTFRQNVMDMELPNVDCVRSNVLQLPGSKWDNVFDTVVMNPPFGTKHNAGMDMRFLEVGTRLATAAVYSLHKTSTRAYILKKCKEWGAQGSVVAELRYNIESSYKFHKQKSKDIEVDFWRFDVSEL
- the LOC117786973 gene encoding SOSS complex subunit C homolog yields the protein MAFPTSSAQQAETNRKILEEIQTKKQLLIGLGNTTNQMPAPQLLGQPTVTAEFPLSVSVTPNAGGALAAPRSAFNPTSSTTLGFFISQDSYFGNSFIPVLPRLEPLPTTPTPSAK